One part of the Ziziphus jujuba cultivar Dongzao chromosome 2, ASM3175591v1 genome encodes these proteins:
- the LOC107418747 gene encoding loganic acid O-methyltransferase-like, which produces MGNLCGVLFVCWTYVVVYLQRKGVEIAAELINKGVAEKLDLSKFPSSKTFRVADLGCSVGPNTFLAVQNILDSVELKYKRQGLGHLLPEFQVFFNDHASNDFNQLFTTLPPERRYYATGVPGSFHDRLFPASSLHFVHCSYAAHWLSRVPKELADKTSPAWNRGRIHYSNSVVQVRKSYEAQFFKDMQRFLNARAQEILHGGMLALLLPVCPNGTLHSKVFINKAIELLGLCLLDMAKRSIVSEEKIDSFNIPEYFATFEQVEEILDRNGCFSIEIMETFPFEKPSPMVFSSVLRAGLGPLIEKHFGPEILDELFDLLCKRFEDSFSIIDPEETNASLFVLLKHKAIELDKIKAIISSQASLIQPNCLKLSKLKK; this is translated from the exons ATGGGAAATTTGTGCGgtgtattatttgtttgttggaCATACGTAGTTGTGTATTTGCAGAGAAAAGGAGTTGAGATCGCTGCAGAACTGATCAACAAAGGAGTTGCTGAGAAGCTTGATCTCAGCAAGTTTCCTTCATCAAAGACCTTTCGGGTGGCCGATTTGGGTTGCTCCGTTGGACCGAACACTTTCCTCGCCGTCCAAAACATACTTGATTCCGTGGAGCTCAAGTATAAACGCCAAGGACTCGGTCATCTTCTTCCTGAGTTCCAAGTATTCTTTAACGATCATGCCTCCAATGATTTCAACCAGCTTTTCACTACGCTTCCTCCGGAAAGGAGATACTATGCGACAGGCGTGCCGGGTTCTTTCCATGATCGGTTATTTCCGGCTTCTTCTCTGCATTTTGTCCACTGTTCCTACGCTGCTCATTGGCTTTCAAGAGTGCCAAAAGAGCTGGCGGACAAAACTTCTCCTGCTTGGAACAGAGGGAGGATTCACTACTCGAACTCCGTGGTCCAAGTTCGAAAATCTTATGAGGCCCAGTTTTTCAAGGATATGCAGAGGTTTCTAAACGCTAGAGCTCAAGAGATTTTGCATGGGGGTATGTTGGCTCTTCTTCTTCCTGTTTGCCCTAATGGAACCCTTCATTCTAAAGTTTTTATCAACAAGGCAATTGAACTTCTTGGACTTTGCCTCTTGGACATGGCCAAAAGg AGCATTGTAAGTGAAGAGAAAATAGACAGTTTTAACATCCCAGAATACTTTGCAACTTTTGAACAAGTGGAAGAAATTCTGGATCGAAATGGATGTTTCAGCATAGAAATAATGGAGACCTTTCCTTTTGAAAAGCCATCACCTATGGTCTTCTCGTCTGTACTTAGAGCTGGCTTAGGACCATTGATAGAGAAACATTTTGGACCTGAGATTTTAGATGAGCTGTTTGATCTATTATGCAAGAGATTTGAAGATTCATTCTCAATCATTGATCCCGAGGAAACAAATGCCTCACTATTTGTTCTACTCAAGCACAAAGCAATTGAATTAGACAAAATTAAAG CTATAATTTCCAGTCAAGCTAGCTTGATTCAGCCTAATTGCCTGAAGCTTTCTAAGCTGAAGAAGTGA